The Spirochaetota bacterium DNA window ATATTGTTCAAAGTCCCATGTATACAAGCCATGGTTACTGGACGCCCGAGTATGTGGGCAATATCTGGAAGCAGGCGTCATCTGAAGGCGGAGTGCTTCTGGTGGGCAATGGTGCAACGGGGCCCCAGCGGCGTTATTTTGACCACCTGATGTTTGATGCATGCCAGGTTACAAACCCATCGATTGACCCGTTGCGCGAACCAATGGAAATTCGTACGTATTTGGGCCGCCGTCCTGCAAAATGGGGTGAAGACACATATCCGCTTCTAAAGTTAGAAGTTCCTATTATGTTTGGTGCTATGAGCTTTGGAGCATTAAACCTTAGAGTACATGAGGCCGAAGCAAAAGCAACTAAGGAAATTGGGACATACTGGAACACTGGTGAAGGTGGATTCCACAAGTCACTGCGTGAAAAATATGGTGCCAACACAATTGTTCAGGTGGCATCGGGACGTTTTGGTGTAAGTGAAGATTATTTAAAGTCTGCAGCTGCAGTGGAAATAAAGATAGGCCAGGGTGCCAAGCCAGGCATTGGCGGTCATCTTCCTGGTGAAAAGGTTTCAAAACCAATATCAGAAACACGAATGATCCCGGAAGGGAGTGATGCATTGTCACCAGCACCGCATCATGATATTTACTCAATAGAAGACTTACGGCAGCTTATTTATGCAATCAAGGAAGCAACTGAGTATAAGGTCTGTTAGCGTTAAAATTGCTGCAGTACACAATGTTGCAGCAATTGCTAGCGGCATTGCACGAGCGGGTGCAGATATTATTGCCATTGACGGTTTTAGGGGTGGTACCGGTGCTACACCTCTGCAGATACGACAGAATACCGGCATTCCTATTGAGCTTGCCATAGCTGCTGCTGACGAACGTCTGCGGCAAGAGGGTATACGTAACCAGGTGAGCCTGGTAGCAAGCGGTGGCATTCAGTGTTCTTCGGATGTTTTAAAGGCAATATGTTTGGGTGCTGATGCAGTGTATGTTGCAACTCCAGTACTTATTGCATTGGGCTGTGGTATGTGCCAGCGGTGTTTTACCGGCAAATGTGCGTATGGCATAACAACAAATAAGCCCGGGCTTGCAGAACGCATTGATGTTGATGAAGCAGCGTGGGCATTGAAGAATCTACTTCATGCATGGGCCGAAGAAATTGAAGAGCTGATGGGGTCAATGGGTATTAATGCAATTGAAGCTATGCGTGGCAACAGAGACAGGCTGCGTGGTGTTGGCCTTAATGAAGAAGAACTCAGAATATTAGGCGTCAAACATGCTGGTGCATAAAGGAGGATTGGGAAATGGTGTTGACTTCAACTTTGAATGCCAAAGGCATTTATTATAAAATGTTAAATCGTCAAATACGGGAGATTATCGCAAAGGGCGAATCTTCTATAACGCTTGAGAATGTGTTAGGCCAACGATATATTGGTGGAGGGCTTAACAACACTGTCACTATAACAATTAATGGTACACCAGGGCAGGACCTTGGTGCATTTATGAATGGACCTGTAATAATTGTCCATGGCAATGCCCAGGATGGCATTGGCAATACCATGAATAGTGGTACTATCATTGTGCACGGAAAAGCAGGTGAGATCCCCGGGCATTCAATGCGGGGTGGACAAATTTTAATTCGCGATGATGTTGAGTACCGTGCAGGTATACACATGAAAGAATATGGCCAACAGATTCCTCTACTTGTTATTGGTGGTACTGCAAAAGATTATTGTGGTGAATACATGGCTGGTGGGCGCGTTGTGGTGTTGAACCGTTTTGATAAAAAAGAACCAGTTGGAAATGATATTGGAACGGGTATCCATGGTGGTGCTATTTATATCAGGGGAAATGTTGATTCGCGTCGTTTGGGTGTGGGCGCAATTATGGCACAAATGGACAATGAAGATATTGAGTTTTTGCAGAAGGTGCTTAATACATTCAAATCAGCGTTTCCTTATGTTGAGCTATCGCATATAAACTTACACGACTTTGTAAAGATTACTAAAAAAGGGCACAGGCCCTTTGCTAGCCTGTATGCTCCCGCGATGAATATCAAATCAAAAAAACCAATACATCTTAACCTTACACCGCCATGCACCTATGCATGTCCAAGTGGCATTCCAACCCCTATTTTTATCAATCTTATCAAGGACGGAAAGATTAAGGAAGCACAAATGCTTATGGATGAATACACCCCATTTAGGATGTCGGTGTGTGGTACAGTGTGCCCTGCGCCTTGTATGGATGCATGCAGCCGCAATATGATTGATGGGCCAATGAATATTCCCTACTTAGCGCGCGAGTACTATCCTGATTTTAATCCTTTGGTATATGGAAAGCCAAAGGATAAAAGAATAGCAATTATAGGTGCAGGCCCAGCCGGGTTGTCAGCTGCATGGCAACTAGCACGAAGAGGGTATAAAGTAACGGTATTTGAAAAAACTGCTGATATTGGTGGTAAAGTGCGCATGGCAATTCCTAAAGACAGGCTGCCTGATGAAGTGTTAAGCAAAGATTTACAAAGGATTAAAAGTTTACCTATTGAGTTTAAAGTTTCTACTCCTGTTGATAAAAAGCTTTTTGCAAAAATTTATAATGACTTTGATGTTGTGCTTGTTGCTACTGGCGCGTATGTTTCGCGGATGCTTCAGGTTAAGGGTGGGGAGCGCATTGTGTCAGGCCTTGAGTTTTTAATTGGCATAAACGATGGCAATCCAATGGACCTTAGCGATAAAGATGTTGTTATCATTGGTGCAGGCAATGTTGGCATGGATATTGCATGTGAATCATGGCGTCATGGTGCAAAAAGTGTTACAGCGGTTGATATTCAAAAGCCGCTTGCTTTTGGAAAAGAAAAAGAAATGGCTGAAAGGCTTGGCACAAAAATTTTGTGGCCACGTACTGTTGATCATATTGATGAGTCGCATATCCATTTTACTAATGGAGAGTCCATCAAAGCTGATGTAGTATTTATAAGCATTGGCGAAAGGCCGGATCTTTCATTTTTAGGTGATACGGTGTTGTTAAATGAGCGGGGGGCGATAGTAACCGGTGATAAATCCTTCAAAACTTCAGACCCAAAAGTGTTTGCCTGTGGGGATATTGTGAAAACAGGACTTATCACTGATGCAATTGGAATGGGCAGAATTGCTGCAATGGAGATACATGCAATGCTTGCAGACGAGGATTTTATCTATCCTGAAAAGACTCTGGTACCAAGACGAAGGATTAATATTGCATATTTTGGTGGTGAAACACGTGAAGTTGACAGATGTATAAGTTGTGGCACATGTATTTTCTGTGATAAATGTGTGGAGGCATGTCCCCAGGGAGCAATCACTCGCAATGGAGAAATTTTTACAATTGATCCTGAATTGTGTACAGCATGTTATACCTGTGTCAATGTGTGCCCACGTGGTGCGTTGCAACCGGGTGATTTTGACGAGGTAGTGCAGGACGTTCTTTTCAAGAAGTGATAATGAAAAAATATTTCTTGATAATTTTTCAATTTTACTAATTATTACAAACATGTTAAATATCTTATAATTGGATATTAGCTGCTAATAACTCAATTGACTTTTGTGTACTTAAAAGTTCAATGAACCATCATCATAACAAAGGTTTTAAAATTAAAAGCGAGGTTTATGTATGAAGCGTTTTATTAAAAATATTGCATCTGAGCGTGATTATGTGGTAACTCGGGAAAAGGAGATGCCTGTATCCCAGTATTATGGTGAGGATACATTTAATTTTAAAGTAATGCGCCAGAAATTACCTGCCAATGTATGTAAAAAACTAATACGAATCATTAAGGATGGCGAAAAGTTAGATCCTGAAATTGCAGAAACCGTTGCACATGCAATGAAGGAATGGGCAATAGAAAAGGGTGCCACACATTTCTGCCACTGGTTCCAGCCAATGACTGGTGCCACTGCTGAAAAGCATGATTCATTCATTGAGTTTACAGAATATGGCGAAGTAATAGAGCGTTTTAGCGCAGAAACTCTGGTAAAAGGTGAGCCAGATGCATCAAGTTTCCCTAGCGGTGGACTGCGTTCAACTTTTGAGGCACGAGGCTACACTGCATGGGATCCTTCAAGTCCTGCATTCATCCTTAGAAGTGGAATAGGTGCAACACTGTGTATCCCGTCTGTTTTCCTTTCATATACTGGTGAAGCGCTGGATAAAAAGACACCACTTTTGAGATCCATTCAAGCAATCAATAAGAGTGCTTTGAGGGTAATGCGTCTTTTAGGTAATGATAAAGCAACAAGAGTAATATCAACAGTGGGTCCTGAACAGGAATATTTTCTTATTGATATGGATTACTACTACAAGCGCCCGGATTTGGTGCTGACAGGAAGGTCTCTTTTGGGAGCTGCACCCACCAAAGGACAACAGTTGGAAGATCATTATTTTGGTAGTATAAAAGAACGGATTTTGTCCTACATGCACGATGTTGAAGAGGAGCTTTATAAATTGGGCATTCCAGCAAAAACACGGCACAATGAAGTTGCACCAAGCCAGTATGAGATAGCTCCAATATTTGAAGAAGCAAACATTGCGGTTGACCATAACCATTTAGTGATGGAAACGCTCAAACGTGTTGCACAGAAACACCGTCTGGCTGCGCTTCTTCACGAGAAGCCATTTGCAGGCATTAATGGTTCGGGAAAGCACTGTAACTGGTCATTGTCGGATAATTTAGGCAATAACCTTCTTAATCCAGGGCATTCGCCACAGGATAATATACAGTTTTTAGTCTTTTTAACTGCAACCATTAGAGCTGTGTACTATCATGCTGATTTATTGCGAGCATCGGTTGCATCCAGTGGCAATGACCACAGGTTAGGTGCAAATGAAGCCCCACCAGCAATTATCTCAGTATTTTTGGGCGAACAGCTTACTAAAATACTCAATGATATTGAACAGGGAGTCATAAGCAAGGCAACTAATAAAGCTATTATTGATTTAGGTCTTTCCACTTTGCCAGTACTCAGCAAAGATAATACCGACCGCAACCGTACGTCACCATTTGCATTTACTGGTAACAAATTTGAGTTTAGAGCGGTGGGCTCTTCACAATCTATTGCATTTCCTGTTACAATTCTTAATACCATTGTTTCTGAAAGCCTTGATATTATCGCTGATAAGATTGAAACAAAAAGTGGTGATGTGCGCCAGGCAGCAATTGATGTCATTCGTGATGAAATAAAGAAGATAAAACCCATACTATTTATGGGCGACAATTACTCAAAGGAATGGGAAGAAGAAGCAGCACGAAGAGGTCTGCCCAATAAAAAAGTAACCGTGGAGTCATTGCCGGATTTAGTTACAGAGAAAGCTATTAAGCTTTTTGAAAAGTATGGTGTGCTTTCGCCGGTAGAATTGGAAGCACGGTATACAATACGATTAGAGCGTTACATAAAAGAAATGGATATTGAAGCAAAGACTATGCTTGATATGGTGCAAACCAAAATACTGCCGGCAACCCTGCGGTATCAAAATTCTATTGCTTCATCATGCTTAAGAGTAGTTGATTTATTAGGTGAAAATGCACCAATAGATGCACAGAAAAAACTATGCACTACAATTACATCACTCAATAATGATATAATAAAAGAAGCAGATACCCTTGAAGAATTAATTGCCAAAGCAAGTAATATTCATGATGAGCTTGAAAAAGCAAAATTTTATGCCTATACCATAAAAGATCAGATGAATACACTGCGTGCCAAAGCAGATAAGCTGGAAACCCACACAAGCGACAACTTGTGGCCATTCCCACGCTTCTGGGAGATGCTGTTTATATCGTAATGAATTTAAAAAAGGGGCGTATTGCCATACGCCCCTACATTGTATTAATACATCACATATTTTTTATTTTTTCTGTCTATAAGCTGTACATATTTATATCTGTCGCCCGAAAGGGCATGCTCAAGCAGGCGGTATCCTTCATTGTGGCACCTGTCACATGCGCCTAGCGGAATTTCAATACCTAAACATAATGGATTGACAGTTGATGTTGTTTCAATTTTAAGCACACCACGGCATTCTTCACATACCATAATGGATTCTAACTGCATCTCACGGATGTTATCGGTGTCATAATATATTTCTTTTTTTCGCACATCATAATTGCCCGGCATTAGTTTAAAAGAGGGTTTTTTGCATTCCTCATATCGTTTTAAAACTTGGTCGCACAGTCGTTTGATATATTTTGTTATCTCTTTATCCTGAGCTAAGTCTTTCTGCGAATAATCCGGTTCACGCACATACGAATAATCAAGGCCTGCCATGGCAAGTGTTATGCCCAGATTGACATATGGCAGCGCCCCTTGAATTGAGTAACCACCTTCAAGCACAGCAATATCAGCATTAAGCATTTCAGTAAGCCTGGCATAACCTTGGGCCGAAAAATTCATATTGGTAATAGGGTCTGAATAGTGATTATCCTGCCCTGCAGAATTGACAACCAGATCAGGTTTGAAATCCTTCAGAATAGGAAGCACCACTCGCTCCATTGCCATCAGAAATCCTTCATCAGAAGTATTTGGAGGCAATGGTATATTAATAGTGGTGCCAAGTGCATTAGGCCCACCAAGTTCATGAATAGCGCCGGTACCGGGATATAATGTGCGTCCGTCTTGGTGCATTGAAATATACAGCACATCCTTATCATGCCAGTAGATATCTTGGGTTCCGTCACCATGATGGCAATCAGTGTCTACAATAGCTATCTTTTTTACAGGATAATGTTCACGTATATATTCTACCATAATGGCTTCAATATTTATATTACAGAAACCTCGTGCACCATGAACAACCTTCATAGCATGATGACCAGGAGGACGAACCAGCGCAAATGATTTATTAACTGTTTTTTCAAGTACTAATGTTGCAGCTTTTATTGTGCCACCTGCTGATATCAAATGTGATTCGGTAGTTACTTTTGAAACATCAGGGAAGCAAAAATGTGTTCGCATAATATCATCATGTGAGGCTATATCAGGCTTATACTGATAAATACCAGGAATGTCAAATATGCCTTCTTCATTAAATTGGTCTAATGTATACAGTAGTCGTTCTTCCCGCTCGGGGTGCAAGGGGTGAATTGCCCAGTCAAACGCAGGGAAAAACACAACACCCAGTGTAGACTTTGCTTTCATATTTTCAGTATGTCCTTGCATTGATGTAAAATTCCCGGTTTTACCTGGCAGTG harbors:
- a CDS encoding FAD-dependent oxidoreductase, which codes for MVLTSTLNAKGIYYKMLNRQIREIIAKGESSITLENVLGQRYIGGGLNNTVTITINGTPGQDLGAFMNGPVIIVHGNAQDGIGNTMNSGTIIVHGKAGEIPGHSMRGGQILIRDDVEYRAGIHMKEYGQQIPLLVIGGTAKDYCGEYMAGGRVVVLNRFDKKEPVGNDIGTGIHGGAIYIRGNVDSRRLGVGAIMAQMDNEDIEFLQKVLNTFKSAFPYVELSHINLHDFVKITKKGHRPFASLYAPAMNIKSKKPIHLNLTPPCTYACPSGIPTPIFINLIKDGKIKEAQMLMDEYTPFRMSVCGTVCPAPCMDACSRNMIDGPMNIPYLAREYYPDFNPLVYGKPKDKRIAIIGAGPAGLSAAWQLARRGYKVTVFEKTADIGGKVRMAIPKDRLPDEVLSKDLQRIKSLPIEFKVSTPVDKKLFAKIYNDFDVVLVATGAYVSRMLQVKGGERIVSGLEFLIGINDGNPMDLSDKDVVIIGAGNVGMDIACESWRHGAKSVTAVDIQKPLAFGKEKEMAERLGTKILWPRTVDHIDESHIHFTNGESIKADVVFISIGERPDLSFLGDTVLLNERGAIVTGDKSFKTSDPKVFACGDIVKTGLITDAIGMGRIAAMEIHAMLADEDFIYPEKTLVPRRRINIAYFGGETREVDRCISCGTCIFCDKCVEACPQGAITRNGEIFTIDPELCTACYTCVNVCPRGALQPGDFDEVVQDVLFKK
- a CDS encoding histone deacetylase, with the protein product MKAKSTLGVVFFPAFDWAIHPLHPEREERLLYTLDQFNEEGIFDIPGIYQYKPDIASHDDIMRTHFCFPDVSKVTTESHLISAGGTIKAATLVLEKTVNKSFALVRPPGHHAMKVVHGARGFCNINIEAIMVEYIREHYPVKKIAIVDTDCHHGDGTQDIYWHDKDVLYISMHQDGRTLYPGTGAIHELGGPNALGTTINIPLPPNTSDEGFLMAMERVVLPILKDFKPDLVVNSAGQDNHYSDPITNMNFSAQGYARLTEMLNADIAVLEGGYSIQGALPYVNLGITLAMAGLDYSYVREPDYSQKDLAQDKEITKYIKRLCDQVLKRYEECKKPSFKLMPGNYDVRKKEIYYDTDNIREMQLESIMVCEECRGVLKIETTSTVNPLCLGIEIPLGACDRCHNEGYRLLEHALSGDRYKYVQLIDRKNKKYVMY
- a CDS encoding glutamine synthetase III, encoding MPVSQYYGEDTFNFKVMRQKLPANVCKKLIRIIKDGEKLDPEIAETVAHAMKEWAIEKGATHFCHWFQPMTGATAEKHDSFIEFTEYGEVIERFSAETLVKGEPDASSFPSGGLRSTFEARGYTAWDPSSPAFILRSGIGATLCIPSVFLSYTGEALDKKTPLLRSIQAINKSALRVMRLLGNDKATRVISTVGPEQEYFLIDMDYYYKRPDLVLTGRSLLGAAPTKGQQLEDHYFGSIKERILSYMHDVEEELYKLGIPAKTRHNEVAPSQYEIAPIFEEANIAVDHNHLVMETLKRVAQKHRLAALLHEKPFAGINGSGKHCNWSLSDNLGNNLLNPGHSPQDNIQFLVFLTATIRAVYYHADLLRASVASSGNDHRLGANEAPPAIISVFLGEQLTKILNDIEQGVISKATNKAIIDLGLSTLPVLSKDNTDRNRTSPFAFTGNKFEFRAVGSSQSIAFPVTILNTIVSESLDIIADKIETKSGDVRQAAIDVIRDEIKKIKPILFMGDNYSKEWEEEAARRGLPNKKVTVESLPDLVTEKAIKLFEKYGVLSPVELEARYTIRLERYIKEMDIEAKTMLDMVQTKILPATLRYQNSIASSCLRVVDLLGENAPIDAQKKLCTTITSLNNDIIKEADTLEELIAKASNIHDELEKAKFYAYTIKDQMNTLRAKADKLETHTSDNLWPFPRFWEMLFIS